The following proteins come from a genomic window of Lycium ferocissimum isolate CSIRO_LF1 chromosome 4, AGI_CSIRO_Lferr_CH_V1, whole genome shotgun sequence:
- the LOC132054755 gene encoding putative pectinesterase/pectinesterase inhibitor 26, producing the protein MEIDSASSTISNSSVKDSLLVKQDQTSRPRKKLKFIISLIIIFTLIIGTIIMVFTIMKRNFDLKSPAKNPAMAIKSICSMTRYPSTCFKSLSPLYRNKPSIYKVNASQIMFFSLHTVIDELSKLSTRLSESNDKHCEHMFNNSVHYLNGSLTTLDVDLGNEQSFVISKSLRELKGWLYRESPKLEVCLNKLVFVYELSSKKTRNSLRILINIESVYGMYYPVIGSQSMVASFLSDVMFVDTICIFGVQYILLLLLFCLLLRLFR; encoded by the coding sequence aTGGAGATTGACTCAGCCAGTAGTACTATATCAAATTCTTCTGTTAAAGATAGCCTCCTAGTGAAGCAGGATCAAACATCTCGACCaagaaagaagttaaaattcatCATCAGtttaatcatcattttcactctcATAATCGGAACCATAATCATGGTTTTCACCATAATGAAGAGAAACTTTGATTTGAAGTCACCAGCCAAGAATCCAGCCATGGCAATCAAATCCATCTGCTCAATGACTCGGTATCCATCTACATGTTTCAAATCCTTATCTCCTCTTTACAGAAACAAACCATCAATATACAAAGTCAACGCATCTcaaattatgtttttttcccttcaCACAGTTATAGACGAACTCAGTAAACTCTCTACACGTTTATCAGAGTCAAATGATAAACACTGCGAACATATGTTCAACAACTCTGTTCATTACTTGAATGGTTCGTTAACGACTTTGGATGTTGATTTAGGTAATGAACAAAGCTTCGTTATATCGAAAAGCTTGAGAGAATTAAAGGGTTGGCTATACAGAGAAAGTCCAAAACTTGAGGTGTGTCTGAATAAGTTGGTATTCGTGTATGAATTAAGTTctaaaaaaacaagaaacagCTTAAGGATTCTGATCAATATAGAGAGTGTTTATGGGATGTATTACCCAGTAATTGGAAGCCAAAGTATGGTGGCTTCTTTTCTGTCAGATGTTATGTTTGTGGATACCATATGTATCTTTGGGGTACAGTACATTCTCTTACTACTTTTGTTTTGTCTACTTTTACGCCTATTCAGGTAA